Part of the Salinigranum rubrum genome is shown below.
TTTCGCCCTCGGCGAGGTCGCCCTCCTCGATCATCTCCTCTAAGAGCCACCACGCCACCTCGACGTGCTCGGACTTCACGGTGTAGTACTCCTCGGGGACGCCCAGCGCCCGGAGGTCCTCCTCCGTGACCCACGCCTTCCCGTACACCAGCGTCCCGTCGTCGGTCACCTCGTCGAACGGGCGGCGGAGGGTCCGGGCCATCCGTTTCAGCCGCCGGCGGTGCTGGGCGGCGTCTTTGAACACCGAGGTGCAGAAGTAGACCCGCTCGTGGTCGCCCATCACGTCCAGAATCTCCTCTTTCGGGCTCTCGACCGCGCTCATGTGACCCTCCCGAAGCTCGAATCCCTCCTCTTTCATCCGGCGGAAGTTGCCGTCGCTCATCTCGAACTCGTTGATGTTGCAAAAGTCGGCGGCACCCTCGTCTAAGAACTCCAGGAACTCGGGCTCGGCGCGGATTCCGGGAATCTCGAACGCCGGGGTCAGGCCCTCCTCGCGGGCGACGTAGAGGATGTCCTCCCACTCCGTGCCGTGTAACTGGCCCCACTGTTCGAGGGGCGGGTGGAACCGAATCTCGTCGAGGCCCGCCTCCGCGAGGCGGCGCATGTTCTCTCTCCCTCCGGTGATGCCGGTGTAGAGGTGGATGTGGTGGTCCTCGCCGAACTCCTCCTTGAGGAGGGAGATGTAGTGACACGTCCTGTCGAGCGCCTCCTGTGGTTCGCCACCGGTGATAGAGGAACCGAGCGCGTCCATCCGTCGGGCCTCCTCGATGACGTCCTCGTCCGACTCGACCGCGCGCTCGTTGGCGTACACCTGCGTGACGTTCTTTCGGTTCTCGCCCAGCGGGCAGTAGAAACAGTCGCGCTGGTCGCAGTAGCCGTAGACGAACATGACCATCTTGCCACCCTTGGCGCACTGCTCACAGCCCTTCGAGATCATTCAGTGCTCTCCCTACGAGTCCGAGGCGTCAAAAACGGTGCGACTTGCCGCGACGCGCCGCCGGCTTTTATTTCGGCGAGTCTATGCGCACACTACGGCTTAGATTCAGTCAAAATCGATTGCACACAACTCTTCAGGCTGGGTTTCGAACTGGCAAGTACATGCCCGCGTCCTCGGACGACTCGTCCGTCGACACGCATGGTGTGACGACGTGGGAGCCGCGAACGCTCGGTGACCGGCTCTCCGTCTCCTTACACGAGACGCTCGCGTCCAACTGGCGCGTCGTCGTCGTCGCACTGGCCGCACTCGTACTGCTCGGACAGTTCTTCGTGGCGTTCGGCCTGTTCGCCACGGACCCGTTCCTGGCCGTGTTCTCGGCCGTGTCGGTGATTCCGGCCCTGCTGTTGGTCTGGTACATCCGCCGGCAGGACGTCGACCCCGAACCGGTCGGGACGCTCGCGGTCACGTTCGTCCTCGGCGGCCTCCTGGCGAGTTTCGCGGCGCTCGTCAACACCGCCGCCGGGACCGTCTTCCGACAGATCCCCTTTATCGGCTCGATCCTCCTGTTCTTCCTCATCGTCGGCCCCGGTGAGGAACTGGTCAAGTGGCTCGCCATCCGCCTGTACGCGTACGACCGCTCCGAGTTCGACGCCGTCGTCGACGGGGCGATGTACGGCGCGGCCGCCGGCCTGGGCTTCGCCTCCATCGAGAACGTCATCTACATCACACAGAA
Proteins encoded:
- a CDS encoding PrsW family intramembrane metalloprotease, with the translated sequence MPASSDDSSVDTHGVTTWEPRTLGDRLSVSLHETLASNWRVVVVALAALVLLGQFFVAFGLFATDPFLAVFSAVSVIPALLLVWYIRRQDVDPEPVGTLAVTFVLGGLLASFAALVNTAAGTVFRQIPFIGSILLFFLIVGPGEELVKWLAIRLYAYDRSEFDAVVDGAMYGAAAGLGFASIENVIYITQNALTAIQNEGPVLAATVPTTVARSLAGPGHVLYSAFAGYYLGLAKFNEEHYGPLVVKGIAVAALLHATYNSLSTVLPQVLPMSGLTTFAFIVLWDGALTVVLIRKLRQYRDVVDEHGTASARPQAASTDD
- a CDS encoding radical SAM protein, with translation MISKGCEQCAKGGKMVMFVYGYCDQRDCFYCPLGENRKNVTQVYANERAVESDEDVIEEARRMDALGSSITGGEPQEALDRTCHYISLLKEEFGEDHHIHLYTGITGGRENMRRLAEAGLDEIRFHPPLEQWGQLHGTEWEDILYVAREEGLTPAFEIPGIRAEPEFLEFLDEGAADFCNINEFEMSDGNFRRMKEEGFELREGHMSAVESPKEEILDVMGDHERVYFCTSVFKDAAQHRRRLKRMARTLRRPFDEVTDDGTLVYGKAWVTEEDLRALGVPEEYYTVKSEHVEVAWWLLEEMIEEGDLAEGEIVEQYPTVDGTVVERTPLA